The window GGCATAAAGGCCGTGATAGGCTCCCACATCCCAGAACACATCTCCTTCATGCAGGCGGCTCGCCAGATATCGCAGGCATTCGTTCTCGGTTTGAAAGGTCTGGATCAGATGGAGGGCCTCCGCGTAGGATTGAATATGGAAGAGGAGAGCGACTTTGCCAATCCTCAAGCGTTGCTGTCCGCGGATTGCGGCGAGCATGGAGATTGCTCTTCGATAGGGGAACCAGAAGGCCTCCCGGGCGAAGCCGCGAAACCCTTCCTTCTGGAAAACCTCTCGTGCTTTTGTGAGTTTGTCCCCCATCCGGTCCTTTCCCAGATCGCGCATTGCCCGCTGGGTCTTTCGCCGACGCGAAAATGCTTTCTGGCCGGCGCAGGCCGGCCGCTGGCTGAAGGCCTCTGGAGGTCGAATTCATTCGACCCTCACGCCGGCCGGTGGCCGAAGGCCTGTCCGGTCGAATTCATCCGACACCTTCAACCCGCCGCGCCAGGATCCCGGTGAAGCCGGCCTTCGGGTAAAAGCCCGGGCGGGCCTCTTCCTCCCGGATCTCCGGAGCATCCGGAGCCTGGAAGAGAGTGGAGCGATATTCAACCACCCGAAACCCTGCCTGCTCCAGCCATGCTTCCAGCTCCTGGCGGGAGTAGAACCGCGCGATGGAATAAAAGGGATGTCCCTGGCGGCCTTTCTCTTGATAGTGGGCCGCCCACGGGCTCTCCGCCAGGATCATCCCCAGCACCAGCCCTCCGTCCGCCCGCAGCACCCGATGAGCTTCCCGCAAAACCCCGAGGGGATCCTCCACAAAGCACAGGGTGACCACCAGGAGGACTCCGCCGAAGGCGTTGTCACGGAATGGAAGCCGTTCCCCTACGGCCTGAGCCACCCGGATCCCCCGGGCAGCC of the Thermoflexus hugenholtzii JAD2 genome contains:
- a CDS encoding class I SAM-dependent methyltransferase, translating into MARASVFERYAARYDAWYEGPVGRGAYRSEVRALAPLLTRCPPPYLEIGVGSGRFAQALGVGFGIDPAREPLRMAAARGIRVAQAVGERLPFRDNAFGGVLLVVTLCFVEDPLGVLREAHRVLRADGGLVLGMILAESPWAAHYQEKGRQGHPFYSIARFYSRQELEAWLEQAGFRVVEYRSTLFQAPDAPEIREEEARPGFYPKAGFTGILARRVEGVG